The genomic stretch CCCCAGCGTCCTCATCCCTGGCACCGCAGCGGGTCCCTGGCGAGGCTCTGTCCGTGCCTCACTCAGAGCTGCGCCCGGGTCCCCGCGCTGGGCGTGAGCCACACTCCAGATGTTGCATCCAGCTGTTCAGCGGTGCTgcaatggggcgggggggccccgATCCGGCTGCTCCCGATGGAGCCGGGGCTTTGGCAGGAAGGGGCTGTGGGTTTTTCCTTGCCTGTGACGTGCTGCTCCGCTCTCTCTTGCAGGGGACATGGTGTTCAAGCACCGGGAGCCGCTGGTCCAGGCCTTTCTGCGGGGCGCGCGGGACCCCGACAGTGCGCTGCGGGCCAGCAGCCTCTCCAACCTGGGCGAGCTCTGCCAGCGCCTCGGCTTTCAGCTGGGCTCCATCGTCCAGGAGGTACTGGCTCCATCCCAGCGCTGCCGACCCCTTCCCTGTCGCGCGGGGCCATCGCTCATTAGCAAGGGTTCGTTAGCGGATGGCAGGGCTGCCGGGGGGACAGCAGCCTGGGGTTTCCATGCAGGACGCGAGGGATATTTGCTGACAGCAGAGAGTGTAAAAGTCATCAGATCTGAAGCGAATGCTCAGGGAATTCTAGCCCCCATTTTTAGGGCTAAAAGCTTTATAATCAGCTAAAGGTGTCGCTTGTGCGGGGAAGCCATAGCCCAAGGAAACGCGGCAGTGCCTGCTGCACCCATGGCAATCACGCTGCAGGAGACCTGAGGGCACGCTTAGTACCTGCCAGCGGCACCTCCTCCCACTTAACGAGGCCTCGTTACCCTTCCCGTTCTCACCAGGCAGCCGATGGCTGGCAGGGGTGCCCGGCCCTCGCCCCGGCTGCGGGCTCCCGGTGAGACCCGGCTGCCGCCGGAGCTGCGAGCCCGCCGCGGTGAGCCTGGCTCTCGGGGGTCTTCTCCCCACAGCGTTGCGGGGGGCTTGCTGGGAGCCGCCGGCGTCAAGGTCCGGCAGCCCTCGAGCCGGGGGGTCTGTACCCACCGCGGGAGCTGGAGCTTCGTCCTCCGGTGCATCCCGGAGCGGGAGGGAAGTCGGGAGATGTCAGGGATGCGGCGCTCGGGCTGCTTCCCCCGGTCCCCGCTCGCAGCCGCTCGGCATCGGTATGGTACCGGCAGCGTTTGACGAGATGCCAACGCGCCACACGCAGCTATTTCGGGAAGGCGCTAGCTCTGCTAATTCTCCCGGCTGTCACTGCCGGGGGTTTAATTAGCTTCCTTCGACTCTGCCTGCTTTTTATAAAGCTTTCCAAGGCGTCCGCGTGCCGCTCGGCCCCTGCGAGAGGGAGGGCTGCTCAGTGCCCGGCGCCCTGCAAAAAGCCagtccccccgccccggttgGGTGCCCAGCGGCTGCCGcaggctgggtgcagggggtcccATCCTcaccctccagccccaggcCACCCAGGGACATCCCCAGCGCCACGGCCAGCGGCTCTGCCgggtccccccgtgtccccctgcccctgctgacGTTTCCCCCCCGCCATGTCCCCACAGGTCACCTCCTGCTTGACGGCTGTAGCCAAGACGGACCCCGAGGCGGAGGTGCGAAGAGCCGCCGTGCACgtggtggtgctgctgctgcgggggcTCAGCGAGAAGGCCACCGAGGTGGGTcacctccctgcctggccccgcGGCAGGGCCAGCCTCCGCCACGCTCCCCGGCATGCCCGGGCACCGGCACGGTGCTCCTCGGGGacagcccctgccccgcgggggctgccgggctcATTCCCAGGCAGCTTCCAGGGAAAGTCCCATGGGACCGGGACCGCCAGcttgtgcccccccccaccAAAGGGCCTCCCCGGGGCCAGATCCTTCCCGGCACAGAGGGGACTTcacggggggggggtccctctGAGCTGAGCTGCTTGGCCGTGCCGTGGGGCAGTGCCATGCCGTGGGGCAGCACCGTGCCGCGCCACAGGGTACTGCCAGCTCTTCGGAGCCGTGGGAGTTGTTCGTCGCTGATTTGACTTGGAAATGCCCGGTTTTCCCGTGGGCTGtggcctccctccctgcttcccagcaaTGAGCGTGTTGGGACTCAGCTCCCGTGGAGGAAGCGGCTGGTTCCCCACGGGAATCCCCGCAGCACTCATCTCGGCTTCCCCTTGTGCCCCCATGCCAGAGGGACGCCGCGATGCGCCGGTGCTGGACCGCGCTGCTGGTGTGTGAAGAAGCTGAGTCACGGGAGGGCCGGGGCTCTCGCCTGAGGCAgggggctggtgctgctggtgctgctggtgctggtgccgCCGCCGTGTCCTGGTACCGGCAGCGTCGGTGGAAGGGGCAGCACCGTGCCTGCCGGGGCACGCCGAGGGTTGCGTTTCGGGTTGTTGCGGGTGCGGGCGAGATGCCGGCGGGTGCTGACGGTTCTTCTGCCCGCTCTGCCCAGGTGCTACGGGACGTCCTGCGGGACCTCTACCGCCTGCTGAAGCACGTGGTGGCGACCGAGCCCGACGGCACGACGGTGCTGCACGCCCAGctggcactggaggagctggatgCGGTGATGAGGAGGGTCCTCTTCCCACCGCAGGCACTGGAGAAGAAGATCGTGGTGCTCCCATAGCGGGGCCGCAGAAACTAACTCGTCCTGCTCCGGTGTCGGAACCAAGCGGCTCCCCGAGGGGAAGGGTTCACCGGGGATGCTGCCGGCGGTGCCAGCCGGGGAGGAaactgcagcctggggagggcgGGTGGCCATCACCAGTCTCCCCACGGCCGGGGCACAGGGGGCTCGCTGGGACGGGTGGGAGATTAAATACAGACGTGCTCAGCCCTGCGCCTGTGACATCTCTGGGAGCCGCTCAAAGCCCTCGGGTGCCGTCATGGCCACGTCCCGGCCCGTGGCTGGGCCGCGCTCACCCTCGCACGCTTGGAGTGGCAGCAGCGGCACGGGTCCTGGCGAGCCCCTGGGTCCTGCGGGAGGGTGGGCACCAGCCCCCGGGGCCAGCCCAGGGCTCGGGGAGCAGCCGACGGGGCCGGTGCCTCGGGCTCCAGTGCGGCCAACCAGCGCCGGGTGCCGCAGCTGCCGCGAGGGGAGCCGGGAGGGATGgggggctctgctgcctgcacccccggCGTGGGCGGCCACGGCCCTGCCTCGGCACCGCGCTCGCACCACGGGGACGCTGGAGGGTCCTGGGGTTGCCACGCCGGCCGGCGGCTCTCACACGCCTGCACGCTCGCTGCCGGGTGCCCACGGGCATGGATGGAGCCTTTCGGGGTGCCAGCCCCCAGCGAGGGACAGGGATGATGCCACAGCTGAGCCAGCTTCTAAATGTTGTGATTTTAGCCAAATCCAAGAGATTTTCCTGGAGGGGGGACAGAGGGAAACGGAGCCAGTGTTGCCGAGCGCCCACCCTGCCAGCGCGGTGGGGCCGCGGTGCTGGGAGCGGGGTTGCGCTGGGGACCTGTCCCCCTCCACGCTGCCTCTGGAGAAGGCCCTGCTGCAGCAACGCCCACCCCGTGCCCGCTCTCGGGGTCTTCCTCACCGTGGGGTCTGAGGATGGGGCCCCTCCGCCGCAGCACCCGGAGCCCCCTCCGTGCCAGGGCTGTCGTGTGTGCCGGGACCGCGGCTGGCTGCCACGTGCTCAGGGACATCCGGGCATTGGGGTCACCCCCTCTCCCTCCGGCCagggcagcacccatgggtgctgcagcGCCGCGGGTCCCACtcctgtgctgggagctgccgTGCACccacggggtggggggggacagggctggggacagcggTGCTGTGGGGTGACCCCAGAgcccttggggacccagcccgGAGCCCCCTcgctgggcagcccccagccccactgcgcACAGCTCCCGGTACCCGTTCCCGGCTgccccgtgccgtgccgtgccgtgccgtgccggaTGGTGCGAGGGGCCCGGCACCCCCATTCCCTGCAAGGTTCGGGGTGCCAGGCTGTGTCTCCACCCCCAGCAAAGCCGCCTGCGCTGGGCCCACACCTcaccgtgccgtgccgtgccgctCAGCCGGGTGTGCACAGGCAGCGGGGAGCGCATTGTCCTCGCCGGAGAGCGGCGGCGGCTGAGCGCTCCTCCTCGCTCTCGCTGCCGCCAGCCCAcaccggtgccggtgccgggccGCAGGCACGCACCAGGATGCTGCCGTACCGGCTGTGCCTCCCTAGGGCCTGCCGCGAGCGGCAGAGGACgttttttgaatgaaaagtcTCTTTTGATGCCGCTGGCCAGGCGCCGTCCGGCCATCCTGCTGCGGGGAAGAAGGAGGcggctgtgctggaggaggagggagttTGGTTTCCACCTTGGGCAGCGCGCCTGTGGCCAGCCGCCGGCCGGCACCAGGGAGAGGAGCCCGGCAGCCCTGGGCACACCAAAAGGTaaggggctgcagggcaacCCCGGGGCTGGGTCCCTGCCGAGGGGCACggggagggctgtggggtggggatgtgccatccctgtccccctccctgcttcccGCAGCCGGCCGCCGGCAGCCACGGGGACCCTGCAGCGCCGCAGCAGTGGCACGGGCACGACCGTGCCAGGTCTGACCCCACCGCGCCGCATTTCGCACCTCCACGCACCACCGCTGCCGGGCTCCGCCGGGCCACATGGGAGCCCCGCTGGCAGCACCGAGGGTCCCGGTGCGTCCCCGCCCTGTCCCCACCGCCCATGGGCTCACCAGTTCCTGGACACCCGCTCCGGGCGCTGCTCCGGCACCTGCGGTGGGGAGTTTCCAGCCGGCATCGCCGCAGTGCTGGGGGTTTCAGCCGAGGGGGACCCGCCTGGCCGGGGTGCTCGCGCTGGAGGggtccccttccccagctcctgggaCTGGGAGGGTCTGGGCTGAATCCCGGCGTCACCTCGCAGCcggctcccagcccagcaggaCGCGCTGGCCCGTATCGGCGTGAGGAACCCCAAAGTGCTGGATTTGAGCCCAAAGCCGAGGCTGCAGCTCCTCCGGCCTCAGCGTGGTCCCTCCCGGCGCTGGTTGTCCCCTGCCATCAGCCCAGCGCAGGGACGTTGTGTGTCACCGGCACAGGGTTGCCGTCCCCTGGGGATGCCCTGGTCCTGCCCCGGGACCCACCGGCCGTGGGGACAGGGTCAGGCGGTGGGGCAGGCCCCGGGCATCCCCAGGTGGCTCGCGGCCATGGGGGCACACGGCGGCACGGGGAGGGGACGCCTCGCTTACACGTGGGCGGCATGAGAGGGGTGCGATGGGGTggccccggggggtcccgggggtggcCCAGCGCTGCCCTGGCCCCATGAGCTGTGGCTGGATGCCGGTGATGCCGGTGCCGCGATCGCTCCCGCagtgcggggctggggccggtgCCAggtgctgccggtgccgggCGGGTCCCCGCGGGTTGCGGGcggtgccgggggtgccgggcggtgccggtgccggtgccggcggtgccggtgccggtgccgggcgGGGCCCCCGCGGGCTGCGGGCggtgccggccccgccgcggtaTAAaggggccgccggggccgggccgggcgcacagcggcggcggcggcggccggggcgagcggcggcaccggcaccaCCACGGTGagtcccggtcccggtcccggtcccggtcccggtcccggtcccggtcccggtcccggtcccggtccgTCCTTCTCGCCCCGCCGGTGCCGGTCCCGGTGCCGGTCCCGGTTCGGGGAGCCCCCACCGGGAGCTGCGGGACCGGCCGCGGCCCCACCGGGAGCTGCGGAGCCGGTACCGGCTGCACCGGGAGCTGCGGAGCCGAGGCGGgtgggggggagcggcgggagcTGCCGGTGGCGTTGCCGGTGGCGCGGggggtccctgcctgcaccccctgcctgcaccccctgcctgcaccccctgccgTGCTCGTGCACCCCCGCACCTGCCCgtgcccccctgcctgcacccccttgCTCgcagcaccctgcccgcaccccacGGCCGTGCCCCGCGGTGCAGCTCTGCAgtccccgccgctgccggggggAGCGGGTGCCCGTGCTGCCATCCCCGGGTCCCCATCctgcagcggggcggggggctctgggtgctgctggcggTCCCGCCGGGGGCTCGGGGTGGCCATGCGCAGGCAGGGCATctcccctggggaccccctggggccGGGTCCCCAATGTCCCCGTGCCCTTCCCTGTCCTCCAGCCCGGCCATCGCCCGGCAGCGGCCGCGTCCCCGCTGGGCTGTGGGCGCGGGCGCCGCGCGCCGTGGGATGCTCGGGACCCCCACATGTGCCATGGAGGCACTGGGAAGGCGTCGCCCCCAAACCGGTGACCGGCGAGCGACGGGGCGGCCATGGACAAGCGgggtgtgtccccccccccgcttttgGGGAGCCGGGCAGCGGGTCCTGCCGCCGGCCGTCCCCCTCAGCGCTGCCCTGACGCTGCCCGGTGCCCCCGCAGATGCCAGTGAGCCTCTCCACGGCCCTGCGCGTCGTCGGGACCAGCCTCTTCGCCTtggcggtgctggggggcaTCCTCGCCGCCTACGTCACGGGGTACCAGTTCATCCACACCGAGAAGCACTACCTCTCCTTCGGGCTCTACGGGGCCATCCTGGGGCTGCACCTCTTCATCCAGAGCCTCTTCGCCTTCCTGGAGCACCGGCGCATgcggggcgaggggcagccGGTGCGGCTGGGGCGTTCGGTGGCCCTCTGCATCGCCGCCTACCAGGAGGATCCCGACTACCTGAAGAAGTGCCTGCGTTCCGTCAAGCGCATCGCCTTCCCCGACCTCAaagtggtgatggtggtggacGGGAACGGCCCCGACGACACCTACATGCTGGACATCTTCCACGACGTGATGGGCTCCGAGCGCTCGGGCAGCTACGTCTGGCGGAGCAACTTCCACGCGCGGGGCGAGGGGGAGACGGAGGCCGGGCTGCGGGAAGGGCTGGCCCGCGTCCAGGCGCTGGTGCGCGGCACCACCTACTCCTGCATCCTCCAGAAGTGGGGCGGGAAGCGGGAGGTGATGTACACGGCCTTCCGGGCACTCGGAGACTCCGTGGACTACATCCAGGTGGATGCATgggctgggtgggtgggtgcagggggtggggggatgcgGGCAGCGAGCGGCCGGGCAGAGGGGCTGCgggtggagcaggagcagccccacGAGCCCGTGGCAGCACCCGGCGCCGGATCCGTCCCCCCGTACCGGCCGCAAGCCAGCGGCACCGGGGTTGGGGGTGAATTGCCACCGGGGTGGCCTGAGGGGGTTGAAGCCCTGCCCGCACTGTGCCCGTGAGGGTTTCGCGTCCCCTGCGGCGTGGGCAGGACGTGCCCCAGGCCGGTGTCACCCCGTGGGACGCCGCGCGTCGCGGTGCCGAGCCCCCGCGCGTGGGTGAGGGGTGGCGGCCGGGGCAGGTCCCACAGCGGTGCCAGCGTCCAGGGCACGTGGCGGGGTCGGGTGGCCCGGGGCAGCGGTGGCCGGGCACCGCGGGGTGCTCCGCTCCCTGCCATTGCCTGCCGGTCTCCGGAGCTCTGCCTCGTCTCGCCGGCTGCGGCTCGGGCTTGCCCGGCTGCGGGCTGGGCTGTCTGCCGGGCGCGCGTGGGTGGCGGGAGCGGGGCTTGACGTTCCCTCTGCCCCCAGGTGTGTGACTCAGACACGGTGCTGGACCCCGCCTGCACTGCCGAGATGCTCCGCATCCTGGAGGCCGACCCCCGCGTCGGCGGCGTCGGCGGCGACGTCCAGGTACCCCGGCCCGCAAGGGAGGGCACCCTGGGGCAGCGAGGGTGCCGGGGGGGGCGTGTTGCAGCGGTACCGGGGCTCACGTCCATCCCCTCCCCAGATCCTGAACAAGTACGACTCGTGGATCTCCTTCCTGAGCAGCGTGCGGTACTGGATGGCCTTCAACGTGGAGCGCGCCTGCCAGTCCTACTTCGGCTGCGTGCAGTGCATCAGTGGGCCCCT from Pelecanus crispus isolate bPelCri1 chromosome 8, bPelCri1.pri, whole genome shotgun sequence encodes the following:
- the HAS3 gene encoding hyaluronan synthase 3 yields the protein MPVSLSTALRVVGTSLFALAVLGGILAAYVTGYQFIHTEKHYLSFGLYGAILGLHLFIQSLFAFLEHRRMRGEGQPVRLGRSVALCIAAYQEDPDYLKKCLRSVKRIAFPDLKVVMVVDGNGPDDTYMLDIFHDVMGSERSGSYVWRSNFHARGEGETEAGLREGLARVQALVRGTTYSCILQKWGGKREVMYTAFRALGDSVDYIQVCDSDTVLDPACTAEMLRILEADPRVGGVGGDVQILNKYDSWISFLSSVRYWMAFNVERACQSYFGCVQCISGPLGMYRNALLQQFLEDWYHQTFLGSKCSFGDDRHLTNRVLSLGYQTKYTARSKCLTETPTRYLRWLNQQTRWSKSYFREWLYNALWFHKHHLWMTYESVVTGFFPFFLIATVIQLFYRGRVWNILLFLLTVQLVGIIKATYACFLRGNAEMIFMSLYALLYMSSLLPAKMFAIATINKSGWGTSGRRTIVVNFMGLLPVSVWVAVLLGGLAYTAYSQDLFSETEVAFLISGAILYACYWVALLTLYLAIVARRCGKRQEQCGLAFAEV